The sequence CCCCGGGGCGGCGGACGCGGCGACCGGCCTGCGGGCGATGGCCCAGGGGCAGCAGGACAAACTGGCCCAGTGGGGCCTCCATATTCCCACGGCCTGGATCGAAGCGCTCCCCACGGACCGGTACACGTCGGTCGTCTGGGTGGTGGTGGCGCTCGGCGTGCTGACGGTCATCGGGGCGGCGTGCAACTTTCTGCACGCGTTCTGCTCGCTGACCGTGGTCAGCCGCGTGATCGCCACCATCCGGCGCGATGCGTTCCGCAAGGCGGTGCACCTTCCCCTCAAGACCGTGGTCGGCACGGGCACCGCGGACGTGGTGAGCCGGATCGTATACGACACCGCCACGCTCGGATCCGGGTTCAACGCCCTGTTGAGCAAGGTGACGGCGCAGGTCAGCAAGGGGATCGCGGCGTTGATCGCGGCGTTCATCCTCGACTGGCGGCTGACGCTGGTGGCGATGTTCGTGGCGCCCGGGGTGGCGATCGTCATCCGCAAACTGGGCAAGAGGATCCGGCGGGCCTCCCGCTCCGCGCTGCAGTCGCTGGCCGGGCTGTACCTCGCCGCGGGGGAGACCCTCGGCGGCCTGCGGGTGGTCAAGGTGTACACCTCGGAGCGCACCGAGGCGGGGCGGTTCCACCGGATCAACAAGGAGGTCGTGCGCCAGGAGATGCGGGTCCGTACCGCCCGGGCGATCTCGAGCCCGCTGATCGAGACCCTGACCATCTTCGTGCTCGGCGCCCTGGCGCTGGTCGCGGCGAAGCAGATCATCGACGGCGGGATCGACCCGCGGAACTTCCTGCTGGTCTTCGGCTCCCTCGGCATGGCCGCGGCGCAGCTCCGGCCGCTCACCGGGTTCATGAACGACGTGCAGCAATCCAGCGCCGCGGCGGACCGGCTGGCGCAGCTGCTGGCCCACGAGCCCGAGCCCGGGCACGGGCGCGGCCCGGACGGGAAGCGGCTGCCGACGCTGGCGCGGCACAGCCGGAGCATCGAGTTCCGCGGCGTGACGTTCTCGTACCCCGCCGCGGCGGCCCCGGCGCTCAGCGGCGTCAACCTGCGGATCGAGTACGGGCAGACCGTGGCGGTCGTGGGGCCCAACGGCTCGGGGAAGACAACACTCCTCTCGCTGGTCCCGCGCCTGTTCGACGCGGACCTTGGCGAGGTGCTGATCGACGGCACGGATGTGCGGAGCGTCTCGGTGCGCAGCCTGCGCCGGCAGATCGGCGTGGTCACGCAGGAGGTCGTGCTCTTCCAGGGGACGATCCGGGAGAACATCGCGTACGGCGCCGACGGCGAGGCGAGCGACGAGGAGGTGCACGCCGCCGCGCGCCGGGCGCGCGCGGAGGAGTTCATCCTCAAGAAGCCCGGCGGGTACGGCTGGATGCTGGGCGAGGGGGGCGGCGGGCTCTCCGGCGGGCAGCGCCAGCGGCTGTCGATCGCGCGGGCCATCCTGCGCGACCCGGCGATCCTGATCCTCGACGAGGCGACCAGCATGGTCGACGCCGACAGCGAATCCAAGATCGCCGAGGCGCTGACGGAGTTCGTGCGCGGCGGGGCGGACCGGCGCGACCGGCGCACCTGCCTCATCGTCGCCCACCGCCTGAGCACCGTCGTCAACGCGGACGTCATCGTCGTGATGGACCAGGGGCAGATCGTGGACCAGGGGCGGCACGACGAGCTGCTCGCCCGCTGCGCCACCTACCGCCTGATTGCCCAGACCCAGCTCCTCCGACCGCCGCCGGAGCCGCCGGACACCACGCAACGGACCGCCCCCGTCGAATCGGCGCCGGCAACGGCGGGGGCGTAGGCGGGCGCCCGACCGGAGTCCAGATCCATGCACACCACTACGCCCGACGGAACGGTGATCGAATCGCGGTGCGATTTCTGCTCCGCGCTGTACGGCGAGAACATCATGATCGAGGGACACCAGGGTAGCCTGCTGTGCCTCAAGTGCCTCACGGCGGCGTACACCGACCTCGTGCTCGCCGGCGGCGGCGACGCGAACCGCGGCCGCAAGTGCACGATGTGCCTCGAAGAGCGGAGCCAGCCGCAGTGGGAGAGCCCGGCGACCTCGGCGTGCGTGTGCCTGCGGTGCATCAAGCAATCCGCCACGGCGCTGGAGAAAGACGGCGAATCGGGGTGGGCGCGGCCGAAACGGCCCGACGGGACCACGCCCGAAATCGGAGACGGCGTGTACACCTGAGCCGTCGCGGCGGGCGGGCGCGGGGTGGTCCGCGGCGAGCCGTTCATGGGATCCATCCAAAGTGCCGGAGCACAGCCCGGGTGGGCGGGATGATCGCGTGGGCGTGCGCGGCGTCGAACTCGGGCGCGTCGCCGCGGGAGAGCCAGGCGGTATCGAGGTACTCCCACGCGCCGGCGGGGCTGGCCGGCGCAGTGCGCGGGTCGATCGGTTCGGCGAGGCGCAGCACGGCGACGAGATCGTCGCTCATCGCGATCGAGTCGCGGGCGAGGCAGGCCACCTCGGCGCCCGACCAGTCCAGATCCAGGCCGAGTTCCTCTCGCGATTCGGCGGCGAGCGCGGCGGCGATCTCGCGGCGGGCGAGGGTGTGCGGAGCCGCGGCCGGCGCGGCGGGCGGATCGATGCCCCCGGAGGGGGCGAGTTCCCACATCGCCGGGTAGATGCGGGTCTCCCGGGAGCGGCGCGCGATCAGGACGTGCTCGGCGCCGCTTCGTGAACGGCCGACGATCACGCCGGTGACGGAGAGTTGGTACGTGCCCGTGGTGACGCTCGCCGCGGCGGGCTCGGCGCGCTGGACGGCGAGGAGTTTGTACGAGCCGATTCGGGCGGTGATGGTGGCGGCTGGGGCATCGACCGAGACCGTCTGCAGGATCGGGGCATCGAAGAGGCGCGGGTTGGCGGCACGCATCGCGGACCAGGCGGCTTCGACTCGGGCGCTTTGGTCCGCGAGCCCGGGGGGCTCGTCGGGGGTTGGCGTGATGACGATCCGGAGTGATCGGCCTGGAGAGAGGGCGGTGACCTGCTGAGAGGCGAGGTAATCCGGCGCGGGGTTGCGGCCGGGCGTGGTCATGCGCCGGTGAGGGAGTCGAGGGTGGGGAGGTTGGGGATTCCGAGGGCCTCGGCCTCGCGGGCGAGTTCGCGGTGGGCCATGGCCTGGGCCTGGCGGATGGCGTCGTTGATGGCCTCGGTGATGAGTGACTCGGCGTACGCGGCGGAGGCGGGATCAGCGAAGGCAGAACGGGCCATGGCGGGATCGAGGCGAACCTCGAGGACCCTGAGTTTGCCGTCCATGGAGACGCGGACGGCGCCGGATCCGGCGGTGCCGGAGGCGCGGATCTCGGTGAGGCGGACCTGGATGCGCTGGCCGGCGGCCTTGAGCGCGTCCTTGTTCTTCATCAGCCCGGCGAGGGCTCCAGCGGCTTTGAGGCCTTCGAACATCGGCGTGTCTCCTGGTTCAGAGGAGCGTACACCAGAGCCGGACGGATCTGTGCCGCACTCGGGCGGAATGCGCCGGGGATTCCGTCATCGCTAGAATCGGCGCCGCCGGTGGGGTGGCAGAGTGGTCGAATGCGCCGGTCTTGAAACTCTGTCATACCCCCTCCAGAACGCCAGAACCGCCATCAAGCAGTCGATTTAGGTCGACTTTGGCTCCATTCTCTAGTATACATTCCTGTATACAGAAACGGCCCTTGTCCGGAGCCGTTTGCCGGCTACGCTGCGGTCCATGAGCAACCACGCCGACGCAATGATCGAGTCGATCTCCAGGGCCGTAGAACCAATCGATGCCAAGTTCGGACCCGGATATGCCGAGAAGAATCCTTCGCTGCTCGCCGGCGTCTTGATTGTCGGTGCCATCCATGATCTGAGCACCGAGGTCAGCATCCTCGTTGAAATCCTCAACGGCATCAACGGCACCACCTTCAAGCGTCGAGACTAAAGCAGCCCCACCTCCTCCGCTGCTCAATCTCTACCACAGACAGGCTCCTGGCCCCTTTTTCGAGCCGCTTCGCATACTCGCAACTGCGCTACCCTTGCCCCATGGCGACCAAGCAGACAATTGCCTCTGAAGCGGCGGCATTGACCGAGGACGCGAATCGACTGCTCCGGTTCATGCGGATCTGCGACAACCGATGCAGACGGAACCGTGAGGGCGAGATCGTCGTTGGAGGGGCGACCTTTGACGAGAGCTGCTTGGAAAAGCTCGGTCGCATCGGGGCTATCGAGGATGCCCCCGGTACAGCTGCGGAGATTCGACTGCGCCGAGAAGGCAAAGCCTTTGCCGATTCTCTCCTCATCCATCGCCCCTGCTAGACAGCCTCAACAATCTTCCGGTCGTTGATCTTCGGCGAGTCTGGCAATCCGACCGAGACGCACCCTGCCTTTCTGCGAACATCGGTGGCAAAGAAATGTCCATGAATTCGATCTGCGCAATGGACAGAAAGTGACACGGCAACGGGGCAATCAGGTAGCATGTCAGAGTGAGATACTGGGTTTCGGCTGGAGGTTCAGTCGTGGGTTCGTTGACTTGATTGGAGAATGTTCACGGTGGTCCCATTTGGATCGTCACTTGATATAGTCGCACATAACCATGCATGGAGCCTTGTCATGGAGAAGGTGGATTCCGGACATCATCGACTTTGGCGGCATGCGCTAGCGGCAATCGGATTGTCGATTGCGATCTGTCCCTCGGTATTGGGGTCGCCCACCTGCCCACCCGACTACGACAACAACGGGTTAGTTGAACCGGCTGATATTGCCGCATTCATTCAAGCTTGGACAAATAGCTTGAACCAAGGCACTCTTGAAGCAGACTATGACCACAACGGCGTTGTCGAACCAGTTGACATTTCAGTGTTTGTCGCCCAGTGGAACGCCCTGGTCAACGCCGGGGGTTGTCCGCCTTCGATTACGCTTTCGGTATCACCGACATCCGGATCGATCGGCACCCCGATCACTCTTTCACTCTCGCCCGCAAATGCTCCCAATGCATTTGACAGCAACTCGACGGCATCATGGACGGGGCGGTATGTTCCTACTGTTGGTTCGCCAACTTCTGTGTTCACGGTCTCTTTTAGTTCTGCGGACGTGCAAGAAACCAGCGGGTCTCAGGCGGTTATTCTGCTCGGATCTGGCACCTGCTCTCTGCCGACAGGAATTGAGAACCTAGGGCCTGGTATTTTCGATGGAGTGATCACCGCAAACCTGACTGGCGGCGCAACACCGGCAAGCGCCGTAACAATATCATGCGAGACAGATGCCGCCACTTGGGAATCTGTCCACTATCCCGATGGACCCGGCGGACTCGGCTCCCCCACTATTGGCGGTGCATTGACGAGCCCTCCGATCATGCGACTTGGCGTCACCCATCCAGATCCGCAGCATCCAGCTGCGGCCACTCTCATGGGCTCAAACGCATTTCACCTGGCGGCAGTGCTCAGGATATCTGAAAACGCTGCGAGCGCAACTTCGGCACCCTCCACAGTATCAGTTGACTTGGTGACATACGATTCTTCGGGTGCCGAGACAGATCGATATCGTGGATTAGTTTTGAATAAGATACTTTCTGATGGCGACCCCTCGCACATCACTTATTCAAACGATCTTCTAAAACCGATCATCATTGTTGATACCGCCATCGATCGGTCGGCATATCCAAATTTCGTACTATTGCGCGGCACGTCTGGCGGCAGCGCCGTAGTAGTTCCCGGAACATAATGAGGAGCCCTAGCGATGGTTTGGCATAGGCGACACTGTTTATTCGTGCTAAGCAGCATATTATGTGCCCTTGCCGGCTTTGGCTGTTCGAGCGGGCGAAGTCCTATCAATGCAGGAACGGGACAGGTTTCTTTATACGCATGGGTTGTGCTTGCCCAAAATGAGGTGATGGGGAATGTGTCAAACCGTGGTTGTAGGCTTACAGTGGACGAAGTAATTGCGACGATGCGTCACCTTCAAGCCAACTCCTCCATCTACGGATTAAATACTCAGTTTGTTTGGACGCCAAACGAGCTCGCGACGGTCCACGATATAGAAATCCCTGCTGGAGGCCCAACCCAACGAACACAGTCATCGGCGTATTGGTACGAGCCCACAAATGGCTATATTATGTGGGAAAATCACTACTGGGATGATAATTGTATAAATGTATATTTTGTCGGCAACGTGCAGCCAGGTGGGAGCGCATTACCTCCAACACCTCCGCCCGACCCACGGGATATACTTGCTGCCACATATGACCCAGGGGCACCGAATGCGTCGTTTGTGCAATCTCCGGCATACATCCGAATCAATGATGCTGGCTTTGATTTGGCTTCCGGGTTCTTCATCAATCCGAGCACTTTCCTTTCGCTCAATGTAATCGAGCACGAAATGACTCACTATTTGGGTCGATTTGCAGGTTCATATCCGGCAACGGGAAGTTTTTATGATGGTACCGAACACGATATCGCTACGCCGCTTCCTCGAAATAATATTCTACGGGCCGGCGGAGCTCCGCCGGCCGCTCCATTGACAATTCCGGGCTCTGTC comes from Phycisphaeraceae bacterium and encodes:
- a CDS encoding NUDIX hydrolase, whose translation is MTTPGRNPAPDYLASQQVTALSPGRSLRIVITPTPDEPPGLADQSARVEAAWSAMRAANPRLFDAPILQTVSVDAPAATITARIGSYKLLAVQRAEPAAASVTTGTYQLSVTGVIVGRSRSGAEHVLIARRSRETRIYPAMWELAPSGGIDPPAAPAAAPHTLARREIAAALAAESREELGLDLDWSGAEVACLARDSIAMSDDLVAVLRLAEPIDPRTAPASPAGAWEYLDTAWLSRGDAPEFDAAHAHAIIPPTRAVLRHFGWIP
- a CDS encoding ABC transporter ATP-binding protein, coding for MLRHRGLFAASLLFAVLSAGGLGAGLLGLGPILKNILPAPGAADAATGLRAMAQGQQDKLAQWGLHIPTAWIEALPTDRYTSVVWVVVALGVLTVIGAACNFLHAFCSLTVVSRVIATIRRDAFRKAVHLPLKTVVGTGTADVVSRIVYDTATLGSGFNALLSKVTAQVSKGIAALIAAFILDWRLTLVAMFVAPGVAIVIRKLGKRIRRASRSALQSLAGLYLAAGETLGGLRVVKVYTSERTEAGRFHRINKEVVRQEMRVRTARAISSPLIETLTIFVLGALALVAAKQIIDGGIDPRNFLLVFGSLGMAAAQLRPLTGFMNDVQQSSAAADRLAQLLAHEPEPGHGRGPDGKRLPTLARHSRSIEFRGVTFSYPAAAAPALSGVNLRIEYGQTVAVVGPNGSGKTTLLSLVPRLFDADLGEVLIDGTDVRSVSVRSLRRQIGVVTQEVVLFQGTIRENIAYGADGEASDEEVHAAARRARAEEFILKKPGGYGWMLGEGGGGLSGGQRQRLSIARAILRDPAILILDEATSMVDADSESKIAEALTEFVRGGADRRDRRTCLIVAHRLSTVVNADVIVVMDQGQIVDQGRHDELLARCATYRLIAQTQLLRPPPEPPDTTQRTAPVESAPATAGA
- a CDS encoding YbaB/EbfC family nucleoid-associated protein is translated as MFEGLKAAGALAGLMKNKDALKAAGQRIQVRLTEIRASGTAGSGAVRVSMDGKLRVLEVRLDPAMARSAFADPASAAYAESLITEAINDAIRQAQAMAHRELAREAEALGIPNLPTLDSLTGA